The Canis aureus isolate CA01 chromosome 6, VMU_Caureus_v.1.0, whole genome shotgun sequence genome contains the following window.
AAGCCTGAGCCATTGCTGGTCTCCACACAGAAACTGGCCAGGCAGGCAAGAAAATTCAGGAGAAGGGCCAGCGTGCTGCCTAAGGGACAGAGGTACAAGACACTGAGCGTAGGCTGCAAAGGCAGCTCCTTCCTGTATGAGTCCATCACACGACAGTCACCAAACTATGGCAGAGTAACAAAAGGAAGCTTCTGCTTTCACAAAATCCTCAACAGTGGAGACAGATTCCTATCACACATGATCACCTTTGCAAAAACATTTAAAGGACTCAGAAAACACTTACGTAGGAGGacaaagaaaggggaaggagatAAGAACATGTGCTTTCTAGAAGATGGGAGAACAGGTTTTATGTACTATGAAAGGAGTAACCCAGGAAAATTCCTGGAGAAACTAGCCTTAAACTCAAAAGCTGAGCAGAGATGAAATGCTGAGTTCTAGGTGGGTGGGCTCCAGGGCAGAAAAGATGTAAAGTCATTACTTTTACTCTTCCTCCAAAAAAGGCTTCTGGCTACTCACACATCCAGAGGTAGTACATGGTAGATACAGTCTTCTGAAATTCTTGGGGGATCTCCATGGAGATGTCCTGGAAAAAGCAGGGCTGGACTGGGCAAAAAGAAGGTAGGGGGGGCCAATTGTTCTGTCGAGCtgtaaggcagagaaagagagcaggaagaCCCAGATGTGAGGCAGAGACCAAGAAAGCAACCACCCCTTCCCTTCTGCCCAAGTCCTCTCTTCTGTCTCCAATTGGGGTCTGAGGAGATGAGGGAGAGCACGACTACTGTTGATGGTATATACTACATTTACAACTTTTAGGCATGATGCCAAGCACTCTGTACGGATGATCTTATTTAATTGCCACAACAATCCTGTTAAACAGGTACAAATGTTATCTTTGTTTTACaagtaagaaaactgagactctcAAGATGAAGTAACTTACCTAAGAGTTCCTAGGGAATAAATAATAGCACCCAAATTCAAACTCAGCAACgtggctccagagtccatgctcttaGGCTGTTTTTGCTTCTTCCAAAGTGCCAAATGCATCCCCACAAAGAGCCCCCTTACCAGCTGTGCCCCCCAAGGCAGCATGCTGCAGTTCCCGCTCCCTCCGGTCCAACTCCTCGGCCTTCCGGTTGAGCTCCTCCTGCTTCTTCAGCAGCTCAGCAGTGGCTGCAGCAGCTGAAGCCTGCCCAGCAAGTGCAGAGGGAGACATGAGTCCTCTGCCCAGGTCTAgcccccacgcccccacccccacccccacaccctgtTTACCTGGGTGCTGTAGGAGCCATAGTTCTTGGGTTCTGTGGGGCTGAGCTTTCTTGACGACTGCAAGGAGGGCGCCGAAGGTGAAGGCaacggggcaggggcaggaggctcATAGGCCAGTGGGGGCTGTTGGTTTTGTTAGACTTTAGGATCATCCAATCCCTCTCAACGCAGGTATCTAGAGTCAGCTTGAGTAACTTCAGCTCCAGAACCCATTCCCCAACCTCTCCCCCAGAGTCAAACCTCTGTCAGAGAATTGTTCCCCAAGTTAGGGCAGCCAGCGTCACCCTGCACATCCTATCCCTAAGTCAGGACTCATCTACCCAACCCAACCCCTTCACTTTTTAAAGCTCTTAGCATTTTCTGTTCTGTAGGACCAACAGGTCCGGTCCTTCTCATCCCTCGCCCTCTGAATGCACACCTAAGCATAATTGGTTTTCTCAACTCCTACCAGCCTCACTATTTTCTTCAAGGAAGCCTCCCCAGACACAGCCTTGGTTCAGGCGTTGCCAGTCTCTAGATCCTCCCAGGACTGATGCTCAGAGCTCAAATGGAATGGTTGGTCCTCCATCTCCAGGAGGGTTAGGTAAACCAAAGCTGACAGGCCTCCACAGGGAGCTAAGGTCCTTTGCATGCAGGAAAGTCCTGTGTTTCCCAAGAGAGTGGGCTCACTGGCATATCCTCCCCTCGCCGCCATCCTGTGTTCCCCCGAATCTCACCTCCCGGGTCTCAAAAGGGTTGTAGACGTCAAGAGTGGCATACTGCGGGCTGGGTCGGTGCTGGATCACAGCTGGGTCCTGCGGGCAGAGGGCCGGGGCTCAGCTGGCACCTAGTGCCTCTGGGGGGAACTCCCCGGGCCTCTTCTGATGCCGGTGGCTCCAAGCACTGCATCTTGGAGGCCACGCTGTTGTCCCAACATTTGCTCCTCCATCCTTCACCCCACACTGCTAGCACCAGCTCCTTATAGGGGCACGGCCCGCCCCCAGGGTGCTCACTGGTCTGGAGTCACCGTCACCCCCACGTGGCGGCCCTTCCCCGGAACAAATGTCAGGAATGGGAATACAAGTTAGCCCGTCCAGAACCAAGAAGAGTCAACCGAACTAGCCAAGGAAGGCCTGCGCATCACCTGAAAGGGGTTGTCAAGCTCGCTGGGCCCGGCGAAGGGGTTTTCGCCGTCTCTGCTCTGAGCCATGTTTGCAACTGCGGCCTGAGCCGCCCCTGCCCTCCACGCCCCTgcacggcggcggcggcagctccCTCCGCTCCTCCCGGTCCGCCCGCTCGGATTGCACGGATTGGCCGCGAAGGCCGGAAGGACCCCGAGGATCCCCGCAGCTGCGGCGGGTTGCGCCTGCGCCCCGGTACAGGGGAAGACGGAAGCACCCCCACGTGACGCCAAGCCCCGCCCACGCCCGAACTACAGCTCCCGGCGGCCCCCGCGGCTGGGATTCAGCCCGCCCAGACGTCCGGCGGGAGTACTGCCTTGGCCTCTGGCTAGCCCGGGTTCCCACCGAACCGCGGCGGCGAAGCACCCCGCCCACGAGCACAACCCTCCCAAGACAAACGGGACCCGCGGGCCGTGGGCTCGGGAGGGTAAGATGGACTCCCTTCACGCATAAACTCCGAAGGGCTGCCAATCTTCCCAGCCCTCTGGCCCAGCCTCCAGCACCTCAaactccaggggtggggggtccGATGAAGCACgtcatttttatttcacaaagacTGTACAAAATTCCTTATAAAACACGGGATAGGTGTCACCTGGTTCTCTTCTCCTGCCCCTGTCCAACTCCACTgtgaaggggcaggggagggtgggaaATGTGCAGGACGGAACAGCTCTGTACAAAGCCGGGGAGGGCGCAACAGGTACAAGCTCTTCTGTATGTACACTATTTCACATATTCACAGGTATACAAGGAGCCGGGGGAAGGGGCAGGCTCCGGCTCTGTTCTCTTGTATAAAAAAGCACCAGTGTCCTGGACTGGACACCCACTGCTGGAGGAGATGCAGGGGGGCCCAGGGTCTGATCGTCACCGACTGATATCCCGACTGGAGTCCCACAACTTGgtgttgggtggctcagcccgaAGGCGGGCGAAGAAAGGATGCTGAAGGGCTTCACCCAAGGTCAACCGCTTAGCAGGTTCATATTCTAGCATGCTTTCAATCAGATCGAAGAGCTGGTGGTGTTCCTCTGCCTCTGAGGTCAGATACCGCTGGTGGTGGAGGGCAGGAAAAAGGTGAGGCACAATGCCTTAAGTCCCGTTTTTATCTTCAAGGCCCTAGCTTTCAATCTCGAAGGACCAAGGCTCTGCCATTATGAATACTATCATGAATACTACCTTACCACGGGCACAACGTGACCAGCATTTCTGGTATTACTGCTCAACCTACCTTCCTACTAGCACAATTACTCCTTCAtactctgaaatttctgtttaatCCTTGTCAACTTCATGAATCTTCTTTAGCTCATTAAAATATAACCTCTTCAAAGgtagtttattcttttctaaCCTCAAGAATCCAGGACATTGCTTTCATCTCTGGTTGACTCAAGAAAGACATGTCCGTCTGACTCAAGAAAGACATGTCCGT
Protein-coding sequences here:
- the SCAMP3 gene encoding secretory carrier-associated membrane protein 3 isoform X1; this translates as MAQSRDGENPFAGPSELDNPFQDPAVIQHRPSPQYATLDVYNPFETREPPLAYEPPAPAPLPSPSAPSLQSSRKLSPTEPKNYGSYSTQASAAAATAELLKKQEELNRKAEELDRRERELQHAALGGTAARQNNWPPLPSFCPVQPCFFQDISMEIPQEFQKTVSTMYYLWMCSTLALLLNFLACLASFCVETSNGSGFGLSILWVLLFTPCSFVCWYRPMYKAFRSDSSFNFFVFFFIFFVQDVLFVLQAIGIPGWGFSGWISALVVLKTNTAVAVLMLLVALLFTGIAVLGIVMLKRIHSLYRRTGASFQKAQQEFAAGVFSNPAVRTAAANAAAGAAENAFRAP
- the SCAMP3 gene encoding secretory carrier-associated membrane protein 3 isoform X2; its protein translation is MAQSRDGENPFAGPSELDNPFQDPAVIQHRPSPQYATLDVYNPFETRESSRKLSPTEPKNYGSYSTQASAAAATAELLKKQEELNRKAEELDRRERELQHAALGGTAARQNNWPPLPSFCPVQPCFFQDISMEIPQEFQKTVSTMYYLWMCSTLALLLNFLACLASFCVETSNGSGFGLSILWVLLFTPCSFVCWYRPMYKAFRSDSSFNFFVFFFIFFVQDVLFVLQAIGIPGWGFSGWISALVVLKTNTAVAVLMLLVALLFTGIAVLGIVMLKRIHSLYRRTGASFQKAQQEFAAGVFSNPAVRTAAANAAAGAAENAFRAP